Proteins encoded within one genomic window of Pongo pygmaeus isolate AG05252 chromosome 4, NHGRI_mPonPyg2-v2.0_pri, whole genome shotgun sequence:
- the CLTB gene encoding clathrin light chain B isoform X2, whose translation MADDFGFFSSSESGAPEAAEEDPAAAFLAQQESEIAGIENDEGFGAPAGSHAAPAQPGPTSGAGSEDMGTTVNGDVFQEANGPADGYSAIAQADRLTQEPESIRKWREEQRKRLQELDAASKVTEQEWREKAKKDLEEWNQRQSEQVEKNKINNRASEEAFVKESKEETPGTEWEKVAQLCDFNPKSSKQCKDVSRLRSVLMSLKQTPLSR comes from the exons ATGGCTGATGACTTTGGCTTCTTCTCGTCGTCGGAGAGCGGGGCCCCGGAGGCGGCGGAGGAGGACCCGGCGGCCGCCTTCCTGGCCCAGCAGGAGAGCGAGATTGCAGGCATAGAGAACGACGAGGGCTTCGGGGCACCTGCCGGCAGCCATGCTGCCCCCGCGCAGCCGGGCCCCACGAGTGGGG CTGGTTCTGAGGACATGGGGACCACAGTCAATGGAGATGTGTTTCAG GAGGCCAATGGTCCTGCTGATGGCTACtcagccattgcccaggctgacagGCTGACCCAGGAGCCTGAGAGCATCCGCAAGTGGCGAGAGGAGCAGAGGAAACGGCTGCAAGAGCTGG ATGCTGCATCTAAGGTGACAGAACAGGAATGGCGGGAGAAGGCCAAGAAGGACCTGGAGGAGTGGAACCAGCGCCAGAGTGAACAAGTAGAGAAGAACAAGATCAACAACCG GGCATCCGAGGAGGCTTTCGTGAAGGAATCCAAGGAGGAGACCCCAGGCACAGAGTGGGAGAAGGTGGCCCAGCTATGTGACTTCAACCCCAAGAGCAGCAAGCAGTGCAAAGATGTGTCCCGCCTGCGCTCGGTGCTCATGTCCCTGAAGCAGACGCCACTGTCCCGCTAG
- the CLTB gene encoding clathrin light chain B isoform X1 has translation MADDFGFFSSSESGAPEAAEEDPAAAFLAQQESEIAGIENDEGFGAPAGSHAAPAQPGPTSGAGSEDMGTTVNGDVFQEANGPADGYSAIAQADRLTQEPESIRKWREEQRKRLQELDAASKVTEQEWREKAKKDLEEWNQRQSEQVEKNKINNRIADKAFYQQPDADIIGYVASEEAFVKESKEETPGTEWEKVAQLCDFNPKSSKQCKDVSRLRSVLMSLKQTPLSR, from the exons ATGGCTGATGACTTTGGCTTCTTCTCGTCGTCGGAGAGCGGGGCCCCGGAGGCGGCGGAGGAGGACCCGGCGGCCGCCTTCCTGGCCCAGCAGGAGAGCGAGATTGCAGGCATAGAGAACGACGAGGGCTTCGGGGCACCTGCCGGCAGCCATGCTGCCCCCGCGCAGCCGGGCCCCACGAGTGGGG CTGGTTCTGAGGACATGGGGACCACAGTCAATGGAGATGTGTTTCAG GAGGCCAATGGTCCTGCTGATGGCTACtcagccattgcccaggctgacagGCTGACCCAGGAGCCTGAGAGCATCCGCAAGTGGCGAGAGGAGCAGAGGAAACGGCTGCAAGAGCTGG ATGCTGCATCTAAGGTGACAGAACAGGAATGGCGGGAGAAGGCCAAGAAGGACCTGGAGGAGTGGAACCAGCGCCAGAGTGAACAAGTAGAGAAGAACAAGATCAACAACCG GATCGCTGACAAAGCATTCTACCAGCAGCCAGATGCTGATATCATCGGCTACGT GGCATCCGAGGAGGCTTTCGTGAAGGAATCCAAGGAGGAGACCCCAGGCACAGAGTGGGAGAAGGTGGCCCAGCTATGTGACTTCAACCCCAAGAGCAGCAAGCAGTGCAAAGATGTGTCCCGCCTGCGCTCGGTGCTCATGTCCCTGAAGCAGACGCCACTGTCCCGCTAG
- the HIGD2A gene encoding HIG1 domain family member 2A, mitochondrial encodes MATPGPVIPKVPFEPSKPPVIEGLSPTVYRNPESFKEKFLRKTRENPVVPIGCLATAAALSYGLYSFHRGNSQRSQLMMRTRIAAQGFTVAAILLGLAVTAMKSRP; translated from the exons ATGGCGACTCCCGGCCCTGTGATTCCGAAGGTCCCCTTTGAACCATCGAAGCCTCCAGTGATTGAGGGGCTTAGCCCCACTGTTTACAGGAATCCAGAGAGTTTCAAGGAAAAGTTCCTTCGCAAGACCCGCGAGAACCCGGTGGTACCCATAG GTTGCCTGGCCACGGCGGCCGCCCTCAGCTACGGCCTCTACTCTTTCCATCGGGGCAACAGCCAGCGCTCTCAGCTCATGATGCGCACCCGGATCGCCGCCCAGGGTTTCACGGTCGCAGCCATCTTGCTGGGTCTAGCTGTCACCGCTATGAAGTCTCGACCCTGA